A single Salminus brasiliensis unplaced genomic scaffold, fSalBra1.hap2 scaffold_155, whole genome shotgun sequence DNA region contains:
- the LOC140548880 gene encoding platelet-activating factor acetylhydrolase IB subunit alpha2-like, whose product MSHEDTNPAAMPEPVEDVQGDARWMSQHNRFVQECKDAEPDVLFVGDSMVQLMQQQEVWKELFSPLHALNFGIAGDTTCNVLWRLQNGELQNIRPKVVVVWVGTNNHQHTAEQVAGGVMEIVQLLMNQIPHTKIILLGLLPRGERQNPLREKNAEVNRLLRASASRLSPVQFLDLSSDFTHSDGAVSSRDMFDYLHLTAAGYRKVARPLHELLLQILEETPEEKQTTLA is encoded by the exons ATGAGCCACGAGGACACGAACCCAGCTGCAATGCCCGAGCCAGTGGAAGATGTGCAAGGGGACGCGCGCTGGATGTCCCAG cacAACCGTTTTGTGCAGGAGTGTAAGGATGCTGAGCCGGACGTGCTGTTTGTTGGAGACTCGATGGTGCAGCTGATGCAGCAGCAGGAG GTGTGGAAAGAGCTGTTTTCACCTCTGCATGCTCTGAACTTCGGCATTGCTGGAGACACCACCTGTAACGTGCTGTGGAGGCTGCAGAACGGagagctgcagaacatcagacCCAAG GTGGTGGTGGTTTGGGTCGGCACCAACAATCACCAGCACACGGCGGAGCAGGTGGCCGGAGGAGTGATGGAGATCGTCCAGCTGCTCATGAACCAGATTCCACACACCAAGATCATCCTGCTG ggtCTCTTGCCCCGCGGTGAGCGGCAGAACCCTTTGCGGGAGAAGAACGCGGAGGTGAACCGCCTCCTGCGGGCGTCGGCCTCCAGACTGAGTCCGGTCCAGTTTCTGGACCTCAGCTCGGACTTCACCCACTCGGACGGAGCCGTCTCGTCCCGGGACATGTTCGACTACCTGCACCTCACCGCCGCCGGATACCGAAAGGTGGCCCGGCCGCTGcacgagctgctgctgcagatactGGAGGAGACCCCTGAGGAGAAACAGACCACCTTagcctag